One Prunus dulcis chromosome 7, ALMONDv2, whole genome shotgun sequence DNA segment encodes these proteins:
- the LOC117636143 gene encoding aconitate hydratase 1: MATANPFQKILTALEKPDGGEFGKYYSLPALNDPRIDKLPFSIKILLESAIRNCDEFQVKSKDVEKIIDWENTSPKQVEIPFKPARVLLQDFTGVPAVVDLACMRDAMNNLKGDSNKINPLVPVDLVIDHSVQVDVARSVNAVQANMELEFQRNKERFGFLKWGSNAFHNMLVVPPGSGIVHQVNLEYLGRVVFHTDGLLYPDSVVGTDSHTTMIDGLGVAGWGVGGIEAEATMLGQPMSMVLPGVVGFKLLGKLRDGVTATDLVLTVTQMLRKHGVVGKFVEFYGEGMSELSLADRATIANMSPEYGATMGFFPVDRVTLQYLKLTGRSDDKVALIESYLRANRMFVDYNEPQVERVYSSYLELNLNEVEPCISGPKRPHDRVTLKEMKVDWHACLDNRVGFKGFAVPKESQNKVVEFTFHGTPAQLRHGDVVIAAITSCTNTSNPSVMLGAALVAKKACELGLEVKPWIKTSLAPGSGVVTKYLQKSGLQQYLNQLGFHIVGYGCTTCIGNSGDIDDAVASAITENDIVAAAVLSGNRNFEGRVHPLTRANYLASPPLVVAYALAGTVDIDFETEPIGLGKDGKKIFFRDIWPSNEEVAEVVQSNVLPHMFMATYEAITKGNPMWNQLSVPDGTLYAWDPKSTYIHEPPYFKDMTMSPPGAHGVKNAYCLLNFGDSITTDHISPAGSIHKDSPAAKYLLERGVDRRDFNSYGSRRGNDEIMARGTFANIRLVNKFLKGEVGPKTIHIPTGEKLSVFDAAMRYKSEGHATIILAGAEYGSGSSRDWAAKGPMLLGVKAVIAKSFERIHRSNLVGMGIIPLCFKTGEDADTLGLTGEERYTIDLPSSVDEIKPGQDVTVVTDNGKSFVCTLRFDTEVELAYFDHGGILQYVIRNLIKS, translated from the exons ATGG CGACGGCGAATCCATTTCAGAAGATACTGACGGCGCTTGAGAAGCCAGATGGTGGTGAATTCGGAAAATACTACAGCTTACCAGCTCTCAATGATCCTAGAAttg acaagctgccaTTCTCTATCAAGATCCTTCTTGAATCAGCAATCCGTAACTGTGACGAGTTTCAGGTTAAGAGTAAGGATGTTGAGAAAATTATTGATTGGGAGAACACATCTCCCAAGCAGGTTGAGATCCCATTCAAACCTGCTAGAGTTCTTCTTCAG GATTTTACTGGGGTGCCTGCTGTTGTTGATCTGGCTTGCATGAGAGATGCCATGAACAATCTAAAGGGAGATTCTAACAAGATTAACCCATTG GTCCCAGTAGATCTTGTCATTGATCACTCAGTTCAGGTAGATGTGGCAAGATCAGTAAACGCAGTGCAGGCAAATATGGAACTCGAGTTCCAGAGAAACAAAGAACGGTTTGGTTTTCTGAAATGGGGATCAAATGCATTCCATAACATGCTTGTGGTTCCTCCTGGATCAGGGATTGTTCACCAG GTTAATTTGGAATACCTTGGTCGAGTCGTGTTCCACACAGATGGCTTGCTTTATCCTGATAGTGTGGTTGGGACCGATTCTCACACAACAATGATTGATGGATTAGGTGTTGCTGGCTGGGGAGTGGGTGGGATCGAAGCAGAAGCCACAATGCTTGGCCAG cCCATGAGCATGGTCCTGCCTGGTGTTGTTGGGTTTAAATTGCTAGGAAAACTGAGAGATGGTGTGACAGCTACTGACTTGGTTCTGACAGTTACTCAAATGCTGAGGAAGCATGGAGTTGTCGGCAAGTTTGTGGAGTTCTATG GAGAAGGCATGAGTGAATTGTCACTAGCAGACCGTGCCACAATTGCCAACATGTCTCCCGAGTATGGTGCGACTATGGGCTTCTTTCCTGTGGATCGTGTCACGTTGCAATATCTGAAACTAACAGGCAGAAGTGATGACAAG GTTGCTCTGATAGAATCCTATTTACGGGCTAATAGGATGTTTGTCGACTACAATGAG CCCCAGGTTGAGAGAGTGTACTCCTCATATCTGGAGCTAAATCTTAATGAAGTGGAACCATGCATATCAGGTCCAAAGAG GCCACATGATCGTGTTACtttgaaagaaatgaaagtgGATTGGCATGCATGCCTTGACAATAGAGTTGGATTTAAG GGTTTTGCTGTGCCGAAGGAATCTCAAAATAAAGTTGTAGAGTTCACATTTCATGGAACCCCAGCGCAGCTAAGGCATGGGGATGTGGTTATAGCAGCTATCACCAGTTGCACAAACACCTCAAATCCTAGTGTAATGCTTGGAGCTGCTTTGGTTGCAAAGAAAGCTTGTGAATTAGGATTGGAG GTCAAGCCCTGGATTAAGACAAGTCTTGCTCCGGGTTCTGGGGTTGTAACCAAATACTTACAGAAGAG TGGGTTGCAGCAGTATTTGAATCAGTTAGGGTTTCATATTGTTGGGTATGGATGCACCACATGCATTGGGAATTCAGGAGATATTGATGACGCTGTGGCATCAGCTATTACAGAAAATG ATATTGTAGCTGCGGCTGTGTTGTCTGGAAATAGGAATTTTGAGGGTCGTGTGCATCCTTTAACAAGGGCCAATTATCTTGCATCTCCTCCCCTTGTTGTTGCCTATGCTCTTGCTGGAACG GTAGATATTGATTTCGAAACAGAACCAATTGGGTTGGGAAAAGATGGTAAGAAGATATTTTTCAGGGACATTTGGCCATCTAATGAAGAAGTAGCAGAG GTTGTGCAATCAAATGTGCTTCCTCATATGTTTATGGCTACATACGAAGCAATCACCAAAGGAAATCCAATGTGGAATCAGTTATCTGTACCAGATGGCACTCTTTATGCCTGGGACCCAAAATCAACTTATATACATGAGCCACCTTATTTCAAAGATATGACCATGTCTCCTCCGGGCGCTCATGGAGTGAAGAATGCTTACTGCTTGCTCAACTTTGGAGATAGTATCACAACTGACCACATCTCACCTGCTGGTAGCATCCACAAAGACAGTCCAGCAGCCAAATACCTTCTGGAACGTGGTGTTGATAGAAGGGACTTCAACTCTTATGGAAGTCGCCGTGGTAATGATGAGATTATGGCAAGAGGCACCTTTGCAAATATTCGGCTAGTCAATAAATTTTTGAAAGGAGAAGTTGGTCCCAAAACAATCCATATTCCCACTGGAGAGAAACTGTCCGTGTTTGATGCTGCCATG AGGTACAAAAGTGAAGGGCATGCTACGATTATTTTGGCTGGTGCTGAATACGGGAGTGGAAGTTCTCGTGATTGGGCTGCTAAGGGTCCAATGCTACTG GGTGTGAAGGCGGTCATAGCAAAGAGCTTTGAGCGCATTCACCGCAGTAATCTTGTGGGCATGGGCATCATTCCACTATGTTTTAAGACTGGGGAAGACGCAGACACTCTTGGGTTAACCGGTGAGGAACGTTACACCATCGATCTTCCAAGCAGTGTTGACGAAATTAAACCCGGACAGGATGTTACAGTGGTGACAGATAATGGCAAATCCTTCGTATGTACACTACGATTCGATACGGAG GTCGAGCTGGCATATTTTGATCATGGAGGCATTTTGCAATATGTCATCAGGAATCTGATCAAAAGCTAG
- the LOC117636144 gene encoding probable prolyl 4-hydroxylase 10 — translation MAVKPRHARLQTRKTSSSSSTLVLTLLVMFTFVILILLALGILSVPSGSSGNSAKANDLSSIVRKSADRNEEEGAGEQWVEVISWEPRAFVYHNFLTKEECEYLIDLAKPSMHKSTVVDSETGKSKDSRVRTSSGTFLQRGRDKIIRNIEKRIANFTFLPVEHGEGLQVLHYEVGQKYEPHYDYFQDEFNTRNGGQRIATVLMYLSDVEEGGETVFPAAKGNIRSVPWWDELSECGKKGLSVKPKMGDALLFWSMRPDASLDPSSLHGGCPVIKGNKWSSTKWVRVNEYKI, via the exons ATGGCGGTTAAGCCAAGGCACGCGCGCCTTCAGACTCGCAAAACATCGTCTTCTTCCTCCACGCTGGTCCTCACTTTGCTCGTCATGTTCACTTTCGTGATCCTCATTCTTCTCGCCCTTGGAATACTCTCGGTCCCGAGCGGCTCCTCTGGCAACTCGGCCAAGGCAAACGATCTCAGCTCGATTGTACGGAAGAGCGCCGACAG aaatgaagaagaaggggcAGGGGAGCAGTGGGTCGAAGTCATCTCATGGGAGCCGAGAGCATTTGTCTATCACAATTTCTTG ACCAAGGAGGAATGTGAATATCTAATCGATCTTGCCAAACCTAGTATGCACAAGTCAACAGTAGTTGATAGTGAAACTGGAAAGAGCAAAGATAGCAG GGTCCGTACAAGCTCTGGAACATTTTTGCAAAGAGGGCGCGATAAAATTATCAGGAACATTGAGAAGAGAATTGCTAATTTCACCTTTTTACCTGTAG AACACGGGGAGGGACTTCAAGTTCTCCACTATGAAGTTGGACAGAAGTATGAGCCTCACTATGACTACTTTCAAGATGAGTTCAACACTAGGAATGGAGGTCAACGTATAGCTACGGTTCTCATGTACCT CTCAGATGTTGAAGAAGGGGGTGAGACTGTGTTCCCTGCTGCCAAAGGGAATATTAGGTCTGTGCCTTGGTGGGATGAGCTATCTGAATGTGGGAAAAAGGGACTTTCTGTTAAACCCAAGATGGGAGATGCATTGCTTTTCTGGAGCATGAGGCCTGATGCATCTCTAGATCCTTCAAGTTTGCATG GCGGATGCCCTGTGATTAAGGGAAATAAATGGTCATCTACTAAATGGGTGCGTGTCAACGAGTACAAAATTTAA
- the LOC117635791 gene encoding uncharacterized protein LOC117635791, which yields MKMKQIEEAPASPPPPPPPLPRFWAKKAAPESVTKREIARFWFQKRIEEEEHLLAAIKAAARIRALKLSEEDYRRFEESLDNDDDKANGKDSSAAATNDSNKDGNNDEVRVGIKDWWTKSKYAYLNQPAIESMEPPKRRTSAYVPNCFAYKPTPLYPTSLGVF from the exons ATGAAGATGAAGCAAATAGAGGAGGCACCGGCGTCACcgcctccaccaccaccaccacttccAAGGTTCTGGGCTAAGAAGGCTGCGCCGGAGAGTGTGACAAAGCGAGAAATTGCCAGGTTCTGGTTTCAGAAGCGCATTGAGGAAGAGGAGCACCTCCTCGCTGCTATCAAGGCTGCAGCACGTATTAGAGCACTCAAGCTCTCG GAGGAAGATTACAGACGTTTTGAGGAGTCCTTGGACAACGACGACGACAAAGCCAATGGTAAGGATAGCTCTGCTGCAGCCACTAATGACAGCAACAAGGATGGAAACAACGACGAAGTTCGTGTTGGGATTAAGGACTG GTGGACAAAGAGCAAGTATGCATACTTGAACCAGCCAGCAATAGAGTCCATGGAGCCTCCGAAAAGGCGCACCTCCGCATATGTCCCCAATTGTTTTGCCTATAAGCCCACCCCTCTCTACCCTACCTCTCTTGGTGTGTTTTAG
- the LOC117635792 gene encoding uncharacterized protein LOC117635792 has protein sequence MRNVFFSKPKFNSTMASDSIYTCTECGANLNLSASYLYPPDFFFEAGNKGTLSFSWVDGTKFRFEKEDKIRPFFETRNYWGIQRTRTKIKCNGCGRLVGHIYDDGPPMTDSPGQLHMGPSQVIPRAARYRFKTKALRVSSSGT, from the coding sequence ATGCGAAACGTCTTCTTctccaaacccaaattcaacTCAACAATGGCTTCCGATTCGATCTACACCTGCACGGAGTGCGGGGCAAACCTGAACCTGAGCGCCTCCTATCTCTACCCACCGGACTTCTTCTTCGAGGCCGGCAACAAGGGAACGCTGTCGTTTTCGTGGGTCGACGGCACCAAGTTCAGGTTCGAGAAGGAGGACAAGATCAGGCCCTTTTTCGAAACCAGAAACTACTGGGGCATCCAGAGGACCAGGACCAAGATCAAGTGCAACGGCTGCGGGCGGCTCGTCGGGCATATCTACGATGATGGGCCCCCCATGACTGACAGTCCAGGTCAGCTCCACATGGGGCCCAGCCAGGTCATTCCCAGAGCTGCTAGATATAGATTCAAGACCAAGGCCCTTCGTGTTTCATCGTCTGGGACTTAG
- the LOC117634445 gene encoding DNA-directed RNA polymerase II subunit RPB1, whose amino-acid sequence MDIRFPFSPAEVAKVRCVQFGILSPDEIRQMSVVQIEHSETMLGGKPKTAGLSDPRLGTIDRKMKCETCTANMAECPGHFGHLELAKPMFHIGFMKTVLSIMRCVCFNCSKILVDEDDHKFKQALRIKSPKNRLKKILDACKNKTKCDGGDEIDVQGQESEEPVKKSRGGCGAQQPKLSIEGMKMNAEYKAQRKKSDDQEQLPEPVERKQTLTAERVLSVLKRISDEDSQLLGLNPKYARPDWMILQVLPIPPQPVRPSVMMDTSSRSEDDLTHQLAMIIRHNENLRRQERNGSPAHIISEFAQLLQFHIATYFDNELPGLPRATQRSGRPIKSICSRLKAKEGRIRGNLMGKRVDFSARTVITPDPNINIDQLGVPWSIALNLTYPETVTPYNIERLKELVENGPHPPPGKTGAKYIIRDDGQRLDLRYLKKSSDHHLELGYKVERHLNDGDFVLFNRQPSLHKMSIMGHRIKIMPYSTFRLNLSVTSPYNADFDGDEMNMHVPQSFETRAEVLELMMVPKCIVSPQSNRPVMGIVQDTLLGCRKITKRDTFIEKDVFMNILMWWEDFDGKVPAPAILKPRPLWTGKQVFNLIIPKQINLQRTSAWHSEAESGNITPGDTFVRIEKGELLAGTLCKKALGTSTGSLIHVIWEEVGPDAARKFLGHTQWLVNYWLLQNAFSIGIGDTIADAATMEKINETISKAKNEVKDLISKAQSKQLEAEPGRTMMDSFENKVNQVLNRARDDAGSSAQKSLSESNNLKAMVTAGSKGSFINISQMTACVGQQNVEGKRIPYGFIDRTLPHFTKDDYGPESRGFVENSYLRGLTPQEFFFHAMGGREGLIDTAVKTSETGYIQRRLVKAMEDIMVKYDGTVRNSLGDVIQFLYGEDGMDAVWIESQKLDSLKMKKSEFDKTFSYELDDENWNPDYMLHEHVEDLKTIREFRNVFDAEVQKLETDRLQLGTEIAVTGDNSWPLPVNLKRLIWNAQKTFKIDFRRTSDMHPMEIVEAIDKLQERLKVVPGDDLLSVEAQKNATLFFSILLRSTFASKRVLDEYRLTREAFEWVIGEIESRFLQSLVAPGEMIGCVAAQSIGEPATQMTLNTFHYAGVSAKNVTLGVPRLREIINVAKRIKTPSLSVYLKPEANKTKERAKNVQCALEYTTLRSVTQATEVWYDPDPMSTIIEEDVDFVNSYYEMPDEEVNPDKISPWLLRIELNREMMVDKKLSMADIAEKINLEFDDDLTCIFNDDNAEKLILRIRIMNAEAPKGELVDESAEDDVFLKKIESNMLTEMALRGIPDINKVFIKHGKVNKFDPNEGFKAEQEWMLDTEGVNLLAVLCHDDVDARRTTSNHLIEILEILGIEAVRRSLLDELRVVISFDGSYVNYRHLAILCDTMTYRGHLMAITRHGINRNDTGPMMRCSFEETVDILLDAAVFAETDYLRGVTENIMLGQLAPIGTGDCALYLNDEMLKNAIELQLPSYMDGLDFGMTPSRSPVSGTPYHEGMMSPNYLLSPNLRLSPISDAQFSPYVGGMAFSPTSSPGYSPSSPGYSPSSPGYSPTSPGYSPTSPGYSPTSPGYSPTSPTYSPSSPGYSPTSPAYSPTSPSYSPTSPSYSPTSPSYSPTSPSYSPTSPSYSPTSPSYSPTSPAYSPTSPAYSPTSPAYSPTSPSYSPTSPSYSPTSPSYSPTSPSYSPTSPSYSPTSPAYSPTSPGYSPTSPSYSPTSPSYSPTSPSYNPQSAKYSPSSAYSPSSPRLSPSSPYSPTSPNYSPTSPSYSPTSPSYSPSSPTYSPGSPFTSGVSPDYSPSSPQYSPSAGYSPSQPGYSPSSTSQYTPQTSEKDTKDDRSTR is encoded by the exons ATGGATATACGCTTCCCATTCTCGCCGGCGGAGGTTGCCAAAGTCCGCTGTGTTCAGTTCGGCATTCTGAGCCCGGACGAAATA AGGCAAATGTCTGTAGTGCAGATTGAGCACAGCGAGACCATGTTGGGAGGCAAACCCAAGACGGCAGGTTTAAGTGATCCTCGGCTTGGTACAATTGACAGAAAAATGAAGTGCGAAACATGTACTGCCAACATGGCTGAGTGCCCGGGCCATTTTGGGCACCTTGAGCTTGCCAAACCAATGTTTCACATTGGTTTCATGAAGACCGTGTTGTCCATAATGCGATGTGTTTGCTTCAATTGCTCAAAAATTCTTGTCGATGAG GATGATCACAAGTTTAAGCAGGCTTTGAGAATTAAGAGCCCAAAAAATAGGCTAAAAAAGATTTTGGATgcatgcaaaaacaaaaccaaatgtgatggtggtgatgaaaTTGATGTCCAAGGCCAGGAATCTGAAGAACCTGTAAAGAAAAGTCGCGGCGGCTGTGGTGCTCAGCAGCCCAAGCTCTCTATAGAGGGTATGAAAATGAATGCAGAATACAAAGCCCAACGGAAGAAAAGTGATGACCAGGAACAGCTTCCTGAACCTGTGGAAAGGAAACAGACACTTACTGCAGAAAGG GTTCTTAGTGTCTTAAAAAGGATAAGTGATGAGGACTCCCAGTTATTGGGATTGAACCCTAAATATGCTCGTCCTGACTGGATGATTTTACAAGTTCTGCCTATTCCTCCACAACCTGTGAGACCCTCTGTGATGATGGACACCTCATCCAGGAGTGAG GATGATTTAACACATCAGTTAGCCATGATTATTCGTCACAATGAGAATCTGAGGAGACAGGAAAGAAATGGGTCACCTGCTCATATAATTTCAGAGTTTGCACAACTGTTGCAATTCCACATAGCCACGTATTTTGACAATGAGTTGCCTGGACTACCGAGG GCTACTCAGAGATCAGGGAGGCCTATTAAATCAATATGTAGTAGGCTTAAGGCAAAGGAAGGCAGAATAAGAGGAAATTTAATGGGGAAGCGAGTTGATTTCTCGGCACGAACGGTGATTACTCCTGATCCAAACATAAACATTGATCAATTAGGAGTACCATGGAGTATTGCTTTGAATCTCACGTACCCAGAGACTGTGACTCCATATAATATTGAAAG gttgAAGGAGCTTGTTGAGAATGGGCCCCATCCTCCACCTGGTAAAACTGGTGCGAAGTATATAATACGAGATGATGGGCAAAGGCTTGATCTTCGTTACTTGAAGAAAAGCAGTGATCATCATTTGGAGCTTGGATATAAG GTGGAGCGTCATTTGAATGATGGAGACTTTGTCCTCTTCAATCGTCAACCTAGTCTCCATAAAATGTCTATTATGGGGCACAGAATCAAGATCATGCCGTACTCAACTTTTCGCTTGAATTTGTCTGTGACCTCTCCTTACAATGCCGACTTTGACGGGGATGAGATGAACATGCATGTTCCTCAGTCTTTTGAAACTAGGGCAGAAGTACTGGAGCTCATGATGGTGCCCAAGTGCATAGTGTCTCCTCAGTCAAATCGGCCCGTGATGGGAATTGTGCAGGATACCCTTTTAGGGTGCCGTAAGATTACCAAGAGGGATACCTTCATAGAGAAG GATGTTtttatgaatattttgatGTGGTGGGAGGATTTTGATGGAAAAGTTCCTGCTCCTGCAATTTTGAAGCCACGGCCATTGTGGACTGGCAAGCAAGTCTTCAATCTTATAATACCAAAACAGATAAATCTCCAAAGGACTTCTGCATGGCACTCGGAAGCAGAAAGTGGCAACATTACCCCCGGAGATACTTTTGTTAGAATAGAGAAGGGGGAGCTACTTGCTGGAACACTTTGCAAGAAGGCACTTGGGACATCTACAGGAAGTCTGATACATGTCATATG GGAAGAAGTTGGCCCAGATGCAGCTCGCAAGTTCCTGGGTCATACCCAATGGCTTGTTAACTATTGGCTACTACAAAATGCTTTTAGCATTGGAATTGGAGATACAATTGCTGATGCTGCAACAATGGAGAAAATCAATGAAACAATTTCAAAGGCGAAAAATGAGGTGAAAGATCTTATAAGTAAAGCCCAATCCAAGCAGCTGGAGGCTGAACCTGGACGAACCATGATGGACTCATTCGAAAACAAAGTGAACcag GTTTTGAATAGGGCTCGTGATGATGCTGGAAGTAGTGCTCAAAAGAGTTTATCGGAGAGCAACAATCTTAAAGCCATGGTTACAGCAGGGTCCAAAGGGAGTTTTATCAACATATCCCAGATGACTGCTTGTGTGGGGCAGCAGAACGTTGAGGGTAAGCGTATCCCTTACGGGTTCATAGACCGGACATTGCCCCACTTCACTAAAGATGATTATGGACCAGAAAGTCGTGGATTTGTAGAAAATTCCTACCTGCGTGGGTTAACTCCACAGGAGTTCTTTTTTCATGCTATGGGTGGGAGGGAAGGTCTTATAGATACTGCAGTCAAGACATCTGAGACTGGGTACATTCAAAGGAGACTGGTGAAGGCTATGGAGGATATTATGGTCAAATATGATGGCACTGTCAGAAATTCATTGGGGGATGTTATACAGTTTCTTTACGGGGAAGATGGGATGGATGCTGTTTGGATAGAATCACAAAAGCTGGATTCtttaaagatgaaaaaatcagaatttgaTAAGACTTTTTCGTATGAGCTTGATGATGAAAATTGGAATCCAGACTACATGTTGCATGAACATGTTGAGGATCTCAAAACTATTAGAGAGTTTCGCAATGTGTTTGATGCAGAGGTTCAGAAACTTGAAACAGACAGATTACAACTTGGAACAGAGATAGCAGTAACAGGTGATAATTCTTGGCCATTGCCTGTTAACCTGAAGAGGCTCATTTGGAATGCACAAAAAACCTTTAAGATTGACTTCCGAAGGACTTCCGATATGCACCCAATGGAAATCGTGGAAGCTATTGATAAGCTCCAGGAGAGGCTGAAGGTTGTTCCTGGTGATGACTTGTTGAGTGTTGAAGCTCAAAAGAATGCTACACTGTTTTTCAGTATTTTACTTCGCAGCACTTTCGCTAGCAAACGGGTGTTGGATGAGTACAGGCTTACTCGTGAAGCATTCGAGTGGGTTATTGGGGAGATAGAGTCACGCTTCCTGCAATCACTTGTAGCACCTGGCGAAATGATTGGTTGCGTTGCTGCACAATCTATTGGTGAGCCCGCCACTCAGATGACACTGAATACTTTCCACTATGCTGGTGTGAGTGCAAAGAATGTTACCCTAGGTGTTCCCAGGTTGAGGGAAATTATTAATGTGGCTAAGAGAATCAAAACGCCATCTCTGTCTGTCTACTTAAAGCCTGAAGCTAATAAAACAAAGGAGAGGGCGAAAAATGTCCAGTGTGCTTTGGAATACACCACTCTCCGAAGTGTAACTCAAGCTACAGAAGTGTGGTACGATCCAGACCCCATGAGCACAATAATTGAAGAGGATGTTGATTTTGTCAACTCTTACTATGAAATGCCAGATGAAGAGGTTAACCCTGATAAAATTTCTCCTTGGTTGCTTCGCATTGAGTTGAATCGCGAAATGATGGTGGATAAGAAGTTGAGCATGGCTGACATTGCTGAGAAGATCAATCTTGAATTTGACGATGATTTAACTTGTATATTCAATGATGACAATGCGGAAAAGTTGATCCTTCGAATCCGTATCATGAATGCTGAAGCTCCAAAAGGGGAATTGGTTGATGAATCCGCTGAAGATGATGTATTTTTGAAGAAGATTGAGAGTAACATGCTGACAGAAATGGCTCTTCGAGGTATCCCAGATATTAACAAAGTGTTCATTAAACATGGTAAAGTTAACAAGTTTGATCCGAATGAAGGATTTAAAGCAGAGCAAGAGTGGATGCTGGATACAGAAGGTGTTAATCTCTTAGCTGTCCTGTGTCATGATGATGTTGATGCCAGGAGGACGACGAGTAATCACTTGATTGAAATTCTTGAAATTCTTGGAATTGAGGCAGTTCGTCGGTCACTGTTGGATGAGTTGCGTGTTGTTATATCTTTCGATGGATCTTATGTGAATTATCGGCATCTGGCTATCCTTTGTGATACCATGACCTATCGTGGGCACTTGATGGCCATTACTCGTCATGGCATCAATCGAAATGACACCGGTCCCATGATGAGGTGCTCATTTGAAGAAACTGTCGATATTCTTCTTGATGCTGCAGTGTTTGCAGAAACAGATTATTTGAGAGGTGTAACTGAAAACATAATGTTAGGCCAGCTTGCACCTATTGGTACAGGAGACTGTGCCCTGTATCTCAATGACGAGATGTTGAAGAATGCAATTGAACTCCAGCTACCTAGTTATATGGATGGTCTTGATTTCGGTATGACACCATCTCGTTCTCCAGTGTCGGGAACTCCATATCATGAGGGCATGATGTCTCCAAATTATTTGCTGAGCCCAAACCTTCGTCTGTCACCCATTTCAGATGCCCAGTTTTCTCCCTATGTTGGAGGAATGGCATTCTCTCCTACTTCATCTCCGGGCTACAGCCCATCATCCCCTGGCTACAGTCCGTCCTCCCCTGGATACAGTCCCACGTCCCCTGGTTATAGTCCCACCTCGCCCGGGTACAGCCCCACTTCACCTGGGTACAGTCCCACCTCTCCAACCTATAGTCCTAGTTCTCCAGGTTATAGTCCAACCAGTCCGGCCTATTCTCCTACAAGTCCATCATACTCACCCACCTCACCCAGCTATAGCCCCACTTCTCCAAGTTACAGCCCCACATCTCCAAGTTACAGCCCTACATCTCCAAGTTACAGTCCAACTTCACCAAGTTACAGTCCAACATCACCTGCTTACAGCCCGACATCACCTGCTTACAGCCCGACTTCACCTGCATATAGTCCCACATCACCTTCCTACAGCCCTACATCGCCGTCCTATAGCCCTACATCACCTTCCTACAGCCCAACGTCGCCCTCCTACAGCCCCACATCTCCATCCTACAGCCCAACCTCACCAGCCTACAGCCCAACTTCTCCTGGTTACAGCCCAACTTCTCCTAGTTATAGTCCAACTTCTCCCAGCTATAGCCCTACATCTCCAAGTTACAATCCTCAGTCAGCCAAATACAGTCCATCGTCGGCATACTCTCCAAGCAGCCCAAGATTATCACCATCTAGTCCATATAGTCCTACGTCTCCAAATTACAG ccCAACCTCACCATCGTATTCACCTACATCTCCATCTTACTCTCCTTCAAGCCCCACATACAGTCCTGGAAG CCCATTTACCTCTGGAGTGAGCCCAGATTATAGTCCAAGTTCTCCACAATACAG TCCAAGTGCTGGGTACTCACCTAGTCAACCTGGGTACTCGCCGTCATCTACTAGCCAGTACACGCCTCAAACGAGCGAGAAGGATACTAAGGATGACAGAAGCACTCGTTAA
- the LOC117635466 gene encoding uncharacterized protein At1g76070-like, with amino-acid sequence MEKQSGLIGSRILKLLSKAAQPAVTYHSPPPSPRKTSGPMISLIPSEARRKPRNGITFGPKEPTSPKVSCMGQIKGKQKKKKKKNQSKSKSNTSKRACPPPQESTTCNLVSCVPKEVKKKTSKGLPKEAPPKEGDKNDNNHPDGLVGGSSRGPERAPSLGQMRSFASGRGVLADFDLILEVHDDQLGDVKNRVGGDSQGD; translated from the coding sequence ATGGAGAAACAATCAGGACTCATTGGGAGCCGAATTCTGAAGCTTTTATCAAAAGCTGCACAGCCTGCAGTCACATACCACAGCCCACCGCCCAGCCCTAGAAAAACCTCAGGTCCAATGATATCACTCATTCCCTCTGAGGCCAGAAGGAAGCCCAGGAATGGAATTACTTTTGGTCCAAAAGAACCCACTTCTCCAAAAGTCTCATGCATGGGCCAAATCAAGGgcaagcagaagaagaagaagaagaagaaccaaaGCAAAAGCAAGTCAAATACTAGCAAGAGGGCTTGCCCTCCACCACAAGAAAGCACCACCTGCAATCTAGTTTCATGTGTTCCTAAAGAGGTGAAGAAAAAGACATCAAAGGGTTTGCCCAAGGAAGCCCCACCAAAAGAAGGTGATAAAAATGACAATAATCACCCTGATGGTTTGGTGGGCGGCTCATCTAGAGGTCCAGAGAGAGCGCCTTCTTTGGGTCAGATGAGGAGCTTTGCAAGTGGTCGTGGTGTGCTGgcggattttgatttgatattgGAGGTTCATGATGATCAATTGGGTGATGTGAAAAATAGGGTGGGTGGGGATAGTCAAGGAGATTGA